From one Chiloscyllium plagiosum isolate BGI_BamShark_2017 chromosome 24, ASM401019v2, whole genome shotgun sequence genomic stretch:
- the LOC122562198 gene encoding uncharacterized protein LOC122562198 isoform X1, whose product MAERNDYQPEDIDCFFFQYQSQCEGQQCRFLHRDSCKLSADVCLVWHKQKRCTNSDCPQKHLNQETLRRYFLCDQENSNGNCKRENCHMYHERVSYINGCYLSANKVPVLPEERRIECNTFMEKNYFGTQMSLKSAMQFIMISVKFIQHAVGTKELSRERGTKYIKEILHTVLFLCHINDPSFEPRDIFEESMESWSNKVPDVFEQYKTHLPTRPPYTILLEIVVDLEQTNNAESVLNSLSKLNEKMIVEQNSQEDRRCGNVFSYVSSVVSYCFHHNLATKQKTDNYFGASVSCFGRHQRELMIDILCYRTWNEDISLAVGMASETTNAHHQQAIQFHPIVVSKAYQMMSNSRAQRRMHIVNGKRQQFTPISPCRKCLEMFPAIGYNLQQQNNGTVYWPYGNCAEVESLSRLLNAHGYICKRTPAPPTERLTWEFLKHKRRGRIIHNLKLFNFNFGNNILFYTSDDLQNAV is encoded by the exons ATGGCAGAG AGAAATGATTACCAACCAGAAGACATTGACTGTTTTTTCTTTCAATACCAAAGTCAGTGCGAAGGA CAACAGTGCCGGTTTCTACATAGAGATAGCTGTAAGTTATCAGCAGATGTCTGCCTTGTGTGGCATAAACAAAAGAGGTGCACAAATAGCGACTGCCCCCAAAAACATTTGAATCAAGAG ACCCTGAGGAGGTATTTCTTATGTGATCAAGAGAATTCAAATGGTAACTGTAAGCGGGAAAACTGCCACATGTACCATGAGCGAGTCAGTTACATCAATGGATGTTACCTTTCTGCAAATAAAG TTCCAGTGTTACCTGAAGAGAGACG aattgaatgtaacaCATTTATGGAAAAAAACTACTTTGGGACGCAGATGTCTCTGAAAAGTGCAATGCAATTTATAATGATATCTGTGAAATTCATCCAGCATGCTGTAGGAACCAAGGAACTGTCCAGGGAAAGAGGAACTAAATACATTAAAGAg atacTGCATACGGTTCTGTTTCTATGTCATATTAACGATCCTTCTTTTGAACCACGAGACATATTTGAAGAATCAATGGAATCTTGGTCGAACAAAGTTCCTGATGTGTTTGAACAGTACAAAACACATCTTCCAACGCGACCGCCTTACACAATTCTGCTTGAAATA gTGGTTGACTTGGAACAAACAAACAATGCTGAATCAGTTTTAAATTCTCTGTCAAAACTAAATGAAAAAATGATTGTGGAACAAAATTCCCAAGAAGACAGGAGATGTGGGAATGTCTTTAGTTACGTATCATCAGTTGTCAGCTACTGTTTCCACCACAACTTGGctacaaaacaaaaaacagacaATTATTTTGGTGCCTCAGTTTCATGCTTTGGAAGGCATCAGAGAGAACTCATGATAGACATATTGTGTTACCGCACGTGGAATGAAGATATTAGCCTCGCAGTAGGTATGGCTTCAGAGACAACAAATGCACATCACCAACAGGCTATTCAATTCCACCCTATCGTGGTTTCTAAGGCTTACCAAATGATGAGTAATTCTAGAGCCCAGAGGAGAATGCATATAGTAAATGGCAAACGACAACAATTCACTCCCATATCACCTTGTAGAAAATGCCTGGAGATGTTCCCAGCCATAGGATATAATCTACAACAACAAAACAATGGCACTGTATATTGGCCATATGGGAATTGTGCTGAGGTGGAATCTTTAAGCAGGCTTCTGAATGCCCATGGGTATATTTGCAAAAGAACACCTGCTCCTCCAACAGAAAGACTCACCTGGGAATTTCTTAAACATAAAAGAAGAGGAAGAATTATACACAACTTAAaactatttaattttaattttggaaataatattttattttacaCATCTGATGACCtacaaaatgcagtttaa
- the LOC122562198 gene encoding uncharacterized protein LOC122562198 isoform X2, which yields MYHERVSYINGCYLSANKVPVLPEERRIECNTFMEKNYFGTQMSLKSAMQFIMISVKFIQHAVGTKELSRERGTKYIKEILHTVLFLCHINDPSFEPRDIFEESMESWSNKVPDVFEQYKTHLPTRPPYTILLEIVVDLEQTNNAESVLNSLSKLNEKMIVEQNSQEDRRCGNVFSYVSSVVSYCFHHNLATKQKTDNYFGASVSCFGRHQRELMIDILCYRTWNEDISLAVGMASETTNAHHQQAIQFHPIVVSKAYQMMSNSRAQRRMHIVNGKRQQFTPISPCRKCLEMFPAIGYNLQQQNNGTVYWPYGNCAEVESLSRLLNAHGYICKRTPAPPTERLTWEFLKHKRRGRIIHNLKLFNFNFGNNILFYTSDDLQNAV from the exons ATGTACCATGAGCGAGTCAGTTACATCAATGGATGTTACCTTTCTGCAAATAAAG TTCCAGTGTTACCTGAAGAGAGACG aattgaatgtaacaCATTTATGGAAAAAAACTACTTTGGGACGCAGATGTCTCTGAAAAGTGCAATGCAATTTATAATGATATCTGTGAAATTCATCCAGCATGCTGTAGGAACCAAGGAACTGTCCAGGGAAAGAGGAACTAAATACATTAAAGAg atacTGCATACGGTTCTGTTTCTATGTCATATTAACGATCCTTCTTTTGAACCACGAGACATATTTGAAGAATCAATGGAATCTTGGTCGAACAAAGTTCCTGATGTGTTTGAACAGTACAAAACACATCTTCCAACGCGACCGCCTTACACAATTCTGCTTGAAATA gTGGTTGACTTGGAACAAACAAACAATGCTGAATCAGTTTTAAATTCTCTGTCAAAACTAAATGAAAAAATGATTGTGGAACAAAATTCCCAAGAAGACAGGAGATGTGGGAATGTCTTTAGTTACGTATCATCAGTTGTCAGCTACTGTTTCCACCACAACTTGGctacaaaacaaaaaacagacaATTATTTTGGTGCCTCAGTTTCATGCTTTGGAAGGCATCAGAGAGAACTCATGATAGACATATTGTGTTACCGCACGTGGAATGAAGATATTAGCCTCGCAGTAGGTATGGCTTCAGAGACAACAAATGCACATCACCAACAGGCTATTCAATTCCACCCTATCGTGGTTTCTAAGGCTTACCAAATGATGAGTAATTCTAGAGCCCAGAGGAGAATGCATATAGTAAATGGCAAACGACAACAATTCACTCCCATATCACCTTGTAGAAAATGCCTGGAGATGTTCCCAGCCATAGGATATAATCTACAACAACAAAACAATGGCACTGTATATTGGCCATATGGGAATTGTGCTGAGGTGGAATCTTTAAGCAGGCTTCTGAATGCCCATGGGTATATTTGCAAAAGAACACCTGCTCCTCCAACAGAAAGACTCACCTGGGAATTTCTTAAACATAAAAGAAGAGGAAGAATTATACACAACTTAAaactatttaattttaattttggaaataatattttattttacaCATCTGATGACCtacaaaatgcagtttaa